In a genomic window of Chrysemys picta bellii isolate R12L10 chromosome 1, ASM1138683v2, whole genome shotgun sequence:
- the TES gene encoding testin: MDLESKVKKMGLGHEQGFGAPCLKCKDKCEGFELHFWRKICRNCKCGQEEHDVLTSNEEDRKVGKLFEDTKYTTLIAKLKTDGIPMYKRNVMILTNPVSAKKNISINTVTYEWAPPVQNQTLARQYMQMLPKEKQPVAGSEGAQYRKKQLAKQLPAHDQDPSKCHELSPNEVKQMEQFVKKYKNEALGVGDVKFPSEVEAKATDKNNANNGDRSTSAAVGAMEDKSSGQKGSQYSCYRCKLNMKEGDPAVYAERAGYDKLWHPACFVCCTCSELLVDMIYFWKNGNLYCGRHYCDSEKPRCAGCDELIFSNEYTQAEGQNWHLKHFCCFDCDCVLAGEIYVMVNDKPVCKPCYVKNHAVVCQGCHNAIDPEVQRVTYNNFNWHATTECFLCSCCSKSLIGQKFMPIEGMVFCSVECKKKMMS; encoded by the exons ATGGGCTTAGGTCATGAACAAGGATTTGGTGCCCCATGCTTAAAATGCAAGGATAAATGTGAAGGATTTGAACTACACTTCTGGAG AAAAATATGTCGAAACTGCAAATGTGGCCAGGAAGAACATGATGTCCTCACAAGCAACGAGGAAGATCGGAAAGTGGGGAAGCTCTTTGAAGATACAAAATACACAACCCTTATTGCAAAGCTGAAAACTGATGGAATTCCCATGTATAAACGCAACGTAATGATACTGACTAATCCGGTGTCTGCCAAGAAGAATATATCCATCAATACTGTGACATATGAATGGGCTCCTCCTGTTCAGAATCAGACACTG GCTAGACAATATATGCAGATGCTTCCAAAGGAGAAACAGCCTGTGGCTGGCTCAGAAGGTGCTCAGTACAGGAAGAAACAGTTGGCTAAGCAGCTGCCTGCTCATGATCAGGATCCTTCGAAATGCCATGAGTTATCTCCTAATGAGGTGAAGCAGATGGAACAGTTTGTGAAGAAATACAAGAATGAGGCACTTGGTGTGGGAGATGTCAAGTTCCCTAGTGAGGTGGAAGCTAAAGCCACTGACAAGAATAATGCAAATAATGGGGACAGAAGCACCTCAGCAGCTGTAGGAGCAATGGAGGACAAGTCATCAGGTCAAAAAGGATCCCAGTAT TCCTGCTACCGCTGCAAATTAAACATGAAAGAAGGTGATCCAGCTGTTTATGCTGAGCGTGCTGGATACGACAAACTGTGGCATCCCGCTTGCTTTGTCTGCTGCACCTGTAGTGAACTTCTGGTGGACATGATCTACTTCTGGAAGAATGGAAACCTATATTGTGGAAGACACTACTGTGACAGTGAGAAACCCCGATGTGCTGGATGTGATGAG CTAATATTCAGCAATGAATATACCCAGGCAGAGGGTCAAAACTGGCACCTGAAACACTTTTGCTGCTTTGATTGTGACTGCGTCTTGGCTGGGGAAATCTATGTCATGGTAAATGACAAGCCTGTCTGCAAACCATGCTATGTGAAGAACCATGCTGTG GTCTGTCAAGGCTGCCATAATGCTATTGATCCAGAAGTTCAGCGTGTAACCTACAACAACTTCAACTGGCATGCCACAACAGAGTGcttcctgtgttcctgttgtAGCAAGAGTCTAATTGGCCAGAAATTCATGCCAATAGAAGGAATGGTCTTCTGCTCAGTAGAATGTAAGAAAAAAATGATGTCTTAA